The following coding sequences lie in one Zingiber officinale cultivar Zhangliang chromosome 2B, Zo_v1.1, whole genome shotgun sequence genomic window:
- the LOC122046449 gene encoding TLC domain-containing protein At5g14285-like: MEAVIPGYWLLPYFFATFSMLYLFGYFLIFHKWNRKYRPEASSCFISLFHGTPAVFMAVLALRNEPIQGFASANTNFQNVVLDFSIGYFQVDLLHYLILLPGDYLFIAHHLATLFVFVTCRYLVAHGAFSLLVLLVLAEVTSACQNVWTLAGLRKGESVSAAKIYKILSPPFYTLYTLMRGLVGPVFFCRMSVYYLSGKATDEIPIWVSAAWIIVVGAAILVSILWIFNLWLEFFRVKENGEKKNS; the protein is encoded by the coding sequence ATGGAGGCTGTGATCCCTGGATACTGGTTACTTCCTTATTTTTTCGCAACCTTTTCTATGCTATATCTGTTTGGTTACTTCCTGATCTTTCACAAATGGAATCGAAAGTACCGTCCTGAAGCATCAAGTTGCTTCATTTCCCTGTTCCATGGTACCCCAGCTGTGTTCATGGCAGTTTTGGCACTTCGAAATGAACCTATTCAAGGATTTGCCTCCGCCAATACCAATTTCCAGAATGTCGTCCTCGACTTCAGCATTGGTTACTTCCAAGTTGATCTCCTTCACTACCTGATACTTCTCCCAGGGGACTATCTCTTCATTGCCCATCACTTGGCAACACTCTTCGTCTTCGTTACATGTCGTTACCTCGTTGCTCATGGTGCTTTCTCACTCCTGGTCCTTCTTGTGCTCGCGGAGGTTACTAGTGCTTGCCAAAACGTGTGGACACTGGCTGGACTGAGGAAAGGAGAGTCGGTCAGTGCAGCAAAGATATACAAAATATTGTCTCCTCCTTTCTATACTCTGTACACACTAATGAGGGGATTAGTTGGGCCAGTTTTCTTCTGCAGGATGAGCGTGTATTACTTGAGTGGGAAGGCTACTGATGAGATTCCCATCTGGGTTTCTGCTGCATGGATTATTGTGGTTGGTGCCGCGATTTTAGTTAGTATTTTGTGGATATTCAACTTATGGTTAGAGTTCTTCAGAGTGAAGGAGAATGGAGAGAAAAAGAACAGCTAG
- the LOC122046451 gene encoding 3-oxoacyl-[acyl-carrier-protein] reductase 4-like — MASSSISFTGPALIPVKSAAPRPSAPLQSFFTIVGRRSFSRPLILRSGIRSDGVAPFSGLRTQIAAIEQPITEEAQKVEAPVVIVTGASRGIGKAIALALGKAGCKVLVNYARSSKEAEEVSKEIEASGGQALTYGGDVSKEEDVESMIKTAVDAWGTVDILVNNAGITRDTLLMRMKKSQWQEVIDLNLTGVFLCTQAAAKIMMKKKKGRIINIASVVGLVGNVGQANYSAAKAGVIGLTKTVAKEYASRNINVNAVAPGFIASDMTAKLGEDIEKKILATIPLGRYGQPEEVAGLVEFLALSPASSYITGQVLTVDGGMVM; from the exons ATGGCGTCTTCTTCCATTTCTTTCACCGGCCCTGCTTTGATCCCCGTCAAATCCGCTGCCCCTCGGCCGTCCGCACCGCTTCAGAGCTTCTTCACGATCGTCGGGCGCCGCTCCTTTTCCAGACCACTTATACTCAGATCCGGGATCAGATCTGATGGCGTCGCCCCCTTCTCTG GTTTAAGAACTCAGATTGCAGCTATTGAACAACCAATTACTGAAGAGGCTCAGAAAGTGGAGGCGCCTGTTGTTATTGTTACTGGAGCTTCTAGGGGTATAGGGAAAGCGATAGCCTTAGCTCTGGGCAAGGCTGGTTGCAAG GTTCTGGTGAATTATGCAAGATCGTCCAAGGAAGCTGAAGAAGTCTCCAAAGAA ATTGAGGCTTCAGGAGGTCAAGCTCTCACTTATGGAGGAGATGTTTCAAAAGAAGAGGATGTGGAATCCATGATCAAAACT GCAGTAGATGCTTGGGGAACAGTTGACATTTTAGTTAACAATGCAG GTATTACACGAGACACACTGTTGATGAGAATGAAAAAATCACAATGGCAGGAAGTCATTGACCTGAATCTTACTGGTGTCTTCCTTTGTACACAG GCAGCAGCAAAAAttatgatgaagaagaaaaag GGAAGGATCATCAACATAGCATCTGTTGTTGGTTTAGTCGGTAACGTAGGCCAAGCTAATTACAGTGCTGCAAAGGCAGGAGTGATTGGTCTCACCAAGACTGTTGCAAAAGAATACGCAAGCAGAAATATCAAC GTGAATGCTGTTGCCCCGGGGTTCATTGCATCTGATATGACAGCTAAACTAGGAGAAGATATCGAGAAAAAGATTTTGGCAACTATTCCATTGG GGAGGTATGGACAACCGGAAGAAGTTGCAGGCCTGGTGGAGTTCTTGGCCCTTAGTCCTGCATCGAGTTACATTACTGGGCAG GTACTTACCGTTGatggtggcatggtgatgtga